AACTGCTCGATTTTAGCCGTACCTAGTATCCCAGCAGCGATTACTACTGGCACAGCTACAGCAATACCCCACCAAATCTTAGGTTGTTCATGATTTAGTGTCTGTTCACTTGGCTTCGGCTTTTCAGTCACCCTTGACATAGTATGTTGCCCATTTACCTGAATTGTGCTGATGGAAGTAAAAATAAAAAGGTTTTTAATCAACAGCCAGCTGTTAGGACAAACAACAGTGGTTTCAAGCTGGGTATGGCTTAAAAATCCATTGTGTGATGAACGTTCAACACTATGGCTTTACAAAATGGTGTTTTCTATAGCCGATCATTATGTATGCAATACACTTTGACCTTTCTCCAAACGGCTTTGAGGCTTACTAAGGGGCGGGATTAGGTCTGTATTGAAACTAAGAAACGCTATAGTAGCTGACTATGCAATAACTCTGAGTATTATTGAGACATGAGTGCAATGGGAGTTAGCAGAATTCACAAGCAGTATGAATCTAGATATAGAGACGCGATATATCACATCTCTATAAAAAATTCTAAATTGGTATGATGCGGTACTTTACTGCTACATTCACTACGGCTATAGTTAGTCACAAAATTGAAAAGAAACATCAAAAATAGACTGTTGCCTTTGTTGGACACAATCTTGCTAAAAAAGTTAGTCTTCCTTAAGTCAATCAACGATTAACTAACTAAAAAATGTCTGTCAATTTAAACATTCCTAACATCAGAGTTTCCTTAACTTTCTGGTCAATGAGTTAGCTGTCTCTAGTTGTTTGCACCTACTAGGACAACAAACCATTTTGTGATATTCGCTTCAAAGACCTTACTATTCTCCCTGTTCTGTTTTGGAACTCCATAAAACTCTCGTTGAATGAATTCTACATTTATCCATTAGCTGAAAACGTAGCAGAGCCTACAGATGGGGGAGATGAGGGAGATGAGGGAAATAATTAACTAATTTGGGGGGTTTAAGTTGCATAGCAACTAACAGATGCAAGTTTTGTGGCTCTTGTCTTATAAGAGTTACAAAACTTAATGACGTTAGCGAGTCCGTGAGCGGCATTACGAATTACAAATTACGAATTATTTTAAGTTGGGAGGTCGAATAAAACTGTGGTCATGTAATTTTCTGCCCAAGCTGGACTAAAGGCTTTTTCTAGTACGCGGCGGGTTTTATCATTTTGCTGCTGTTTGGTGCAGTAGTTGTGTTGTCCGGCAAGATTTTGGGTGACTTGTTCAACTGAAACAGGATGTGAGGCGATCGCTTGGGTGCAATGAATATCTAAAAATTCTCGCACCCGCGAGAGAAACATTGTTTCTTCTTCTGGGGAACTGGGGCGGACAAAGATACAGAAATCTGAAAAAATATTTCCCCATTCTGGTAATTCACGGGGTTGGGAAAAGTTAAGCACTGTTAGCTGTGTCAGTGCAGAAGTATAAGATTCTGGTAAGGTGCGCTCTACGTGAATTGGAGAAAGGTCTGCGATCGCTGCACTAATTTGGCCTCTACCCCCAACTAAATCACAACCAAACATCGGCAGGTTGTATTCTGGACGGGGAAACATGACGCAGTGCAAAATATCCAGCATATTTCCGATTTTTGCCAGTTCCAAGTGCATTTTCCGAAACTGGGGCGTTTGATAGCAACGGTTTTCAATCGTCAGTTTTTCGCCTTCTAATCTACCTTCCACATACCCCAACTCATTAGGCAAATGGTAAGGGGATAAATCCAGGTGTTGATGCCAAGCTGCCTCAATACAATCAGCTAGCTGACGAATTAGGGGATGTTGTTGCTCACGCAGCGAGGGCATAGAAGTAAATGACATATTCTAGTTGGGAATGCGATCTAATGGCCAGTCTACAACCTGTCGTGCCATACCTGTTCTGGTCTGCAATATAAGCAAACACTTGCACCCAGCCAACGTAAATTTATAAGACAGATGCTTTTCACAAGGATTATTTATTTTGTAGTCTAGGTTACAGAAATAATTTTAGATTAACCCATTTGTGAAGGTTAATAGAAAGCTATGAAACTAGATTCTCATAGACCAGATTTTGCTATGCAAACAAAAAGGCACAATAATCTGGAAGGTTTACAGAGGTTCAGAGCTTCTACTTGGGTAAACCTTTTACAACTTCCCAACCCCTTTAGTTTTGACGAAGCACTTTTATTGTGTCCGGTTTCAGCAGATGAGTGGCTAGCCTGGATTCCAGATCATGGAGAGGCAATACTCAATATCAGGCAATTTAGTTATTAGTTATTAGTCATTACTCATTACTCATTACTCATTACTCATTACTCATTACTCATTACTCATTGGTTAATAACTTTAGACAAGGGACTATTGCTGCCAGAAATCAGTGACATCGTATCCCAATTCACTTAGCATCTGGCGCAGCAGGGGTAAACTAAGTCCAATTACATTGCTGTGACAGCCTGCAATTTTTTCTACGAAGAAACTTCCAAAACCTTCAATGGCAAAGGCTCCAGCACACTTGAGTGGTTCACCAGTGGCAACATAAGCTTTAATTGCCTTTTCGCTCATTTGAGCAAAGTAAACTCTTGTAACTTGTGACTTGACTAAAGTTCGATTTTGGTCATGGTCAATTAAAGCGTGACCTGTGTACAAATCGCCAAAGTTACCTTGCATTATCTGCCAACGAGCGATCGCTTCAGAGAAGTCTGCTGGTTTGCCGTAAATTTCACCATTGATGGACAAAACTGAATCACAACCCATAATCAAAGCTGATTCAAACTGTGGGGCTACAGTTTCCGCTTTATACTGGGCAAGAGTTTTGACCAATTCTGCTGGTTCACTTAGTTCAATTTGCGACTCATCAAAGTCACTTGCTCGAACTATCGGTTCAATACCAACAGTTTGCAACAAGCGGCGTCGGGCTGGGGAAGCTGAAGCAAGTACAAAAAGTGGAATTTTCATGAGATTTTAGAAAAATTTGTTAATTGGGCATTGGGCTATTCAATTTTGGATTTTGGATTTTAAATTTTGGATTAAATTCCAATCTAAAATCTAAAATCTAAAATCTAAAATTCTTACTTGCCACTCCCCAATTAATAGACAGAAAAAGAATTAACAACCTCATCAATCATCCGTTTAACTTTCTGCCAGCGTTTTTCAGGAATTGAGGCGTTGAAGGTAAAAAGTTTACCACGGCTCACAGCGACACTGGCGATGTTGTGTCGTTCCTGTTGATTGGGGAGTTTAACCTCATACTCTAAAAGGTAGTATGTTTTACCGTCTACTTCTCGCTGTGCGGCATTGACTAATTCAGCCGAACGACCAGAGTCAGGAGGCGCGAGAGCCGCTTTTCCTAATTTGTATCCTACTTCTGTTGGGGTTCCCAATTCTGACAAAGTTTTGCCTTCTGGAACTGGGCTAATCACAACCGAAACATTTTCAGACACCTCAATCAAATCATGAAAAACCACATCTGGCCCATCGGCAACTTTAACTGGTAGCCAGCCGTTAGGATATAAAAACTGATAGCCATCACCACTGTCTACAAAGCTTTTGAGTCCAGCAGCAGACGCTACATCCGAATTACTCAGACTGAAGCTCAACACCAATAGCAAAATTAATACAATTCGTTTCCACATTTCTACAGATTCCTTTGGGCTGGAGATAACACAAGGCTTGCATCATTTCTCGTCTTTATTCTCCCACCAACCGGGACGCTTCGGATAATGCATTAGATAGTGAAGTATAAATGCTTAAAGTTTCCAATGATATTAGTCTTTCCAGTTTGCTGATACTAGAAAGCAAACATTGAGCTTCATGATGAGTTTTATCATAAATAGGACTTACGCAAGAACTCTCTGAAACCTTCTTCCCTTCGTGTCCTTTGCGTCCTTTGCGGTTCGTTTTTCCATAATTTTGCGTAAGTCCTGATAAAGCTCAATGTTCCGTAACACCTAATTATAAAAAAGGAGAGGTAGAATTATCTACCTCTCCTATACGGGGACAAACAAATTACTTGAACTATCCCATGATTAATTCCAACTAACTAGACTTAGTATCTGTTGGGTTTGTGAACAAGGAAGCTGAGAACTTGGCACTGCTTGATGTTGTCAAAACCCACAACACGGATATAGCTGTTGTTGAATTGAGAGCGGCATCCTTGAACTTCGCTCAATACTTCTTGAGTAGATTTAGCACCGAACAAAGGCAACTTCCACATTGTCCAATATAATTCTGTTGGCTCAGAAGTTTCGTTAAACTCGATCGCAGGAATGTAACCTTGATTCAAGATGTACTGAACCTGTTTAGCGATTTGAGCATCAGACAGAGGGGGAAGATAAGAAAGGGTTTCGTAACGACGCTCTTTTGGTAAAGTTTGCATAGCTTTTGATAATGGGTTGCGATTTTTACTAGTAGATTGACCGAACTAATTGGATAAGTTATCCAAATTCTGATCTGAAGTTGTTTGCTGTTCTGGTTGCAGACTGGGGTTAGATGTGTCTATTCGTGTGATCCGTTCTAAATGCTGGCGACGCTGCTCCATGTTGGCTTGCTGAATGCCAGTGCGAACCATTTCCGGTAAAAATTCTGCAATTTCTTCCGCAATGTGTTCTCTGACAGTCATGATTCGCAAAGCCAAATCTGGTTTTTCTCGCAACAGCTGCTCAAGGAATGACTCACCATTTTGAATTTTGCCAGACGAAAAGTTATGCAACCAAAGTTCTAATGGCGGATTAGTTTCGCCTAGCTGTGCCAATACTGTCCTTAGAGCCTGATAAGTCAGATAGCTTTGGAGAGTTTTGGCTGTGTCCTTCGCAATTTGCTTAAGATTCATGCTTGACCCCAGCCCTGAAGAGTTATGAGTTATGAGTTATGAGTTATGAATTAATGCAAATCCTAACTCTTAACTCTTAACTCTTAACTGTTAACTCAGATCAGACGGTATCCATTGCTTCAAACTCGAACTTGATTTCTTTCCACAGTTCGCAAGCAACAGCCAGTTCAGGAGACCACTTGGCAGCTTCGCGGATGATATCGTTACCTTCACGAGCCAAGTTACGGCCTTCGTTACGAGCTTGAACAACGGCTTCCAAGGCGACGCGGTTAGCGGTTGCACCAGGAGCGTTACCCCAAGGGTGTCCCAGAGTACCACCACCGAATTGTAGTACGGAGTCATCACCAAAGATTTCTACCAGTGCGGGCATGTGCCATACGTGGATACCACCAGAAGCAACTGCCATTACACCAGGTAGAGAAGCCCAGTCTTGGGTAAAGTAGATACCACGAGACTTGTCTTGCTCAATGTAGTTTTCACGCAACAGGTCAACGAAGCCCATTGTGATGCCGCGCTCACCTTCCAACTTACCAACTACTGTACCAGTGTGGATGTGGTCGCCACCAGATAAACGTAGGGCTTTAGCCAATACACGGAAGTGGATACCGTGGTTCTTTTGACGGTCAATTACAGCGTGCATCGCCCGGTGAATGTGCAGCAAGATACCGTTATCGCGGCACCAACGAGCCAATGTAGTGTTGGCGGTGAAACCTGCGGTGAGGTAGTCATGCATGATGATGGGCATTTTGAGTTCTTTAGCGTACTCAGCCCGCTTCAGCATTTCTTCACAGGTGGGGGCGGTGACGTTGAGGTAGTGACCTTTAATTTCACCGGTTTCAGCTTGAGCTTTGTTGATAGCTTCAGCTACGAACAAAAAGCGATCGCGCCATCTTTGGAATGGTGCGGAGTTGATGTTTTCGTCGTCTTTGGTGAAGTCCAAACCACCGCGTAAGCACTCGTATACAGCGCGTCCGTAGTTCTTAGCGGAAAGACCCAATTTGGGCTTAATGGTACAACCCAACAAAGGACGACCGTATTTGTTTAACTTGTCGCGCTCAACTTGGATACCGTGAGGTGGTCCTTGGAAAGTCTTAATGTAAGCTACTGGGAAACGGATGTCTTCTAGACGCAGTGCCCGTAAAGCTTTGAAACCAAATACGTTACCAACAATTGAGGTCAAAACGTTGGTTACAGAACCTTCTTCAAACAAGTCCAAAGGATAGGCAACGTAACAAATGTACTGGTTGTCTTCGCCGGGAACTGGTTCGATGTCATAGCAACGACCTTTGTAGCGATCGAGGTCGGTAAGCAAATCTGTCCACACAGTTGTCCAAGTACCTGTGGAGGATTCAGCCGCAACAGCCGCACCTGCTTCTTCGGGAGGAACACCAGGCTGAGGTGTCATACGGAACGCAGCTAGAAGATCGGTATCTTTTGGTGTGTAATCGGGTGTGTAATAAGTTAATCTGTAATCTTTAACCCCGGCTTGATACCCAGATTTGCTCTGAGTCTTCGTTTGAGCGTAAGACATAATTTTATCCTTCCCTGAAATCACTCTTGTTAATTATCAAATCACGTTTTGTGCAACTTCCCATCACTCAGCTCTTACCCCCCTTATCGGAGAAAAGATCAGGAAAATTTTTGTTAAGGATTGTTTTTGGCAAAGGTTAGCAGTTTTTTTGCGGCGGACACTTTGGTAGCGGTGGTAGCCCTCCTCACCAGTGTTTTCCCCTTCTAGGGGTACACGACCTAGCGCTTCTACTGTTCCCTCTTGCTAAAAATCAAAATTCTTTTTTACTTCTTCTTCGCACCCAACTAAACCTTCTCAATTTCACCAAAACTTCCGCCTTTTGTGGGCAGCATTTAGATAATTCCCCCATAAATCAGGGTATTCAGGGGATTGGGCTGGCTGGCACACATTCCCGCCTTTACACTCCTTATATCTTTTCCTTTGTTGGAAAAGATACCAGAAAAGAATTTACTTGACAGAGATTTAGCAGAGTGGTGAGCAAAAGATAAAAGAATTGCACACCGCGTAATTTGTAACTTGTTTCACAATATATCAAGAATTCGATAAGTTATTCTTTGAAAGTTTTTAACTTATCTATTTAATTTTGTTATTACATAAAGATTTAAACTTTTTGTTACAAAAGCTTTACAAAATGTCATTAATAACTGTAAAGGACTGAAATGATCGGGTCGTGACGTGTCAAGACTAAATTTGTGCATTAGCAAACTCTTGTGGGATGGGCTTCTAGCCCGTCCTAATTAGCGGGCAAGATGCCCGCCCCACAAGAAAATTTATTGCAACATTTTAGCCTTGACACGCCAATAGATGGCGAAATCCCCAGTTACCACCAATACACTCTAGTTTCGACACAACGACTGCGCCCTTCTCTACGAGAGGCTGCGCTCAGGACAGGCTCAGTGCATCGCTGCACGGAAATCGAGCGACTTGTGCCGAGCGAAGTCGAGGTAAGTCGAGATTCAACTACCGCTTGTCGTTGGCATAGCCTCTCCAAGAGTTGTGTCCCCAATCCCCAATGTTTAAAAAATACCAGCTAAGGGAACACTGAAATTAACCCAAAGCCAGTTTAGGTAAATGCTATGGGTACTGTCTCCAAAGGAAATGTCACCGTGGTATTGTTTTACAAGCGTACTAGTTTATTAATTACTTCTATCTTGCTGGGGTTGATAGCTTTGCCAAATATGGGATGGGCGCAAAAAACCCCTGACATTAATTCATCTGATGTAACCCCCGCTTACCCATCTTCCGCACCGCCACCGCGAGTAGAATCTTTGCCCGATGAGCGGGGCGTTGAAGAAAATTCGCCGAAAACTGATTATCGTGTTGGTAATTTATTGGGAGATGTTACAGGTAATCTTTGGGTAGGTTCATGGCGGGGACTATCGCGGATCGATCCTAAAACCGGCAAGATTATTTCTCGTGTTAGCTTACCGAATGTTGCCATTGGGGCTTTAGCCCAAGACAAAGTAGGACGTTTGTGGGTAGGAAGTTATGAGGGACTAGTTCGAGTTGACCCCCGCACTAACGAAATCACCGCACAAAATTTATTTTTGCCTTCTAAACGCGTGTTGTCACTCTTACTTGACAAACGGGGTTATTTGTGGACTGGAACCGATAGCGGTTTAGCTCTCATTAGTCCCGACCAAGGCTTGATTATGACAACATTAAAAAATCTGCCTGGTGTCAGCGCTAACGCCTTGACTTTAGATGCTGAAGGTCAATTGTGGGTTGGTACTCTGGATGGATTGGTGCGGGTAAATACTGCTAGTGCTGCGATTATGAAGCGAATAGCCGATTTACCAGGGACGACTGTACAAGCTTTAGCTATTAGTCCAGAAGGCTTAATTTGGGCGGGAATGCCGAATAATTTGCTAGTTATTAACCCAAAAACTGGTGCAGTGTTGCGGTCTGTGACTCGCTTGCGTGGGCGTGACGTGACAGCGGTACGTTTTGCTAAAGATGGTAGTCTCTGGGTCGGGACTAATAATGGTTTGTTACGATTAAATCCAAATACAGGAGCTGTATTAGACGAAGAAGTTGCTGGACTTCCTTCTAGTCGGGTTCTTACCCTTGCACCTGACATCGGCAATAAATTATGGATTGGCACTAGTGAAGGTCTAGCTTGGTTAATGCCCAAAACCGACAGTGCAAAACCCCATATTGCTTTCAGCCGCGCCGTTAAATGATTAGTTAAGAGTTATGAGTTAGGAGTTATAAATTAAAGAATTTTTGAAATTGAAAACTCCTAACTTCTCACTCTTAACTCCTAACTCCTCGCTCCTAACTCCTAACTCCTCACCTATAAAAATGGCAATCACTACCCAGCAATTAATTCAATGGAAACAACAGGGACGTTCAATTGTCGCGTTGACTGCCTGGGATTATGCGATCGCTCAACTCCTCGATGCAGCTGGTGTAGACTTAATCCTTGTGGGTGACTCTATGGCAGTAGTTTTAGGGTATGAAACGACACTGCCAATAACTTTGGATGAAATCATCTATCATGCCAAATCTGTACGCCGTGGGGTGAAACGGGCATTAGTAGTTGTAGATTTACCTTTTTTGACGTATCAAGAAAGTCTCCAACAAGCGATGCACTCAGCTGGGCGAGTACTAAAGGAAACGGGCGCTCAAGCGGTAAAATTGGAAGGTGGCTATCCAGCAATGACCGAAACTGTAGCTCGTTTAGTAGAAGCTGGAATTCCAGTCATGGGTCATGTGGGTTTGACACCGCAATCAATACATCAACTGGGTTTGCGACAACAAGGAAAGACGCAAGAAGCTAGTGAGAGAATTTTACAAGAAGCGATCGCTCTCGAACAAGCAGGTGTATTTTCCCTCGTGTTAGAGCATATCCCCGCAGATTTAGCAATGCAGATTTCCCAAAAATTGAGTATTCCCACAATTGGTATCGGTGCGGGAATTCACTGCGATGGACAAGTTTTAGTTACCTCAGATGTCCTCGGACTGGCCCAAAAGCATCCACCATTCGCCAAAGTTTACACAAATTTGCGTGAGACGATTACCAAAGCCGTGCAAGATTATGCCGTGGAAGTGCGAGAGCGAAAGTTTCCTGAGAAAAGTTAAAGAAATAAGCTGCTAATGGAGAACATAAAAAACCCCGACTTGATAGCCGAGGTAAATGGGAGAAGTCCAAATGTCGATGGGATATTGCAAAACCGAAGTCTGTTTTTCTTAGTTAACACCCAATGCAACCAAAACTATATCGGTAATAGACAAGGTGCAATTTTAGCTATGCACCTTTCTTTTGGGTTTTACTAAGCTATGTAAATAAATATAACAATAATATTACAAATAGTCAACTAGACTTGACAAATGAAGGCTGATGTAATTCGCCGCCCCTATTTATCAAGGCAGTACGATCGGCAAATAAAACGGGTTACTGGGTAAGATAGTGGGATGAAAACGAGAACCGAACTTTTAAGGAGTGGAAAAAGTAAGCGATTAGCTGCACAATTCAGGGTAGGTGGAATTAAGGGATTTCCAAATAAAAACATCCCAAATTTTCTTGTGGGATGGGTGTCCCCACCCGTCCCAATATCTAGGGCGGGCAAGATGCCCACCCCACAAAATGGATAATTTATTTCTTGGAAGTCCCTAAGCCAAAAATTTGAGAAGCTAGCTACTAGATCGCGAAAGTCTTTACAATTCCCTTGTTGACTCAAAAAGTATTTCTCGACCTATGACGAATCAAGCTCCTATCCCGGTTATTGTCAACGGTGCTGCTGGCAAAATGGGCCGTGAAGTGGTTAAGGCGGTGGCACAAGCACCTGACTTAAACCTAGTGGGTGCAATTGACTACAGTTTAGAACATCAAGATAAAGATGCTGGGGAGTTGGCGGGTTTAAGCGAACCTCTGGAAGTGCCGATTACCAATCAATTAGAACCGATGTTGGGGTATGTGGCTGGTGACAGACAGTCTCCTCCAGGGGTGATTGTAGACTTTACCCATCCCGATTCAGTTTATGACAATATTCGCAGTGCGATCGCTTACGGTATTCGTCCTGTAGTGGGCACCACTGGGTTAAGTCCAGAACAAATTCAAGATTTGGCAGACTTTGCAGACAAAGCTAGCACTGGTTGTCTAATTATTCCTAATTTTTCCATTGGGATGGTACTTTTGCAACAAGCTGCGATCGCAGCCTCAAAATATTTTGACCATGTGGAAATTATCGAACTGCATCACAATCAAAAAGCTGATGCTCCTAGCGGTACTGCCATTCAAACAGCGCAGTTATTAGGAGAATTGGGTAAAACTTTTAACCCTGCTCTTGTAGAAGAAACGGAAAAATTAGCAGGAGCGAGGGGCAGTATCGCAGATGAAGGAATTAGAATTCATAGCGTCCGCTTGCCGGGATTGATTGCCCACCAGGAAGTAATTTTTGGCGCAGCAGGACAGATTTATACTTTACGACATGATACGAGCGATCGCGCTTGCTATATGCCAGGAGTGCTACTAGCGATTCGCAAAGTCTTAGCGCTAAAGTCGTTAGTATATGGATTAGAAAAGATACTTTAAACACACAATTGGGCATTTATTACTTAGCACTCATGTTAGTACCACTGACTCGCCAGAAATTTGAACAAGTTGTCCCCCTAATTGCCACTGGTTTGCAGTATAAGTACTACTGGGGGAAATTCTCAAATTTTTTGCAACGGCTGTTAATTTCTGTAGTTGCGGTAGTTGTTATTTTGCTTGCAATAGTTATTTTCAAGCTTGAGTTTGCTTCAATAGTATTTGTGCTAGGGGTAATTAGCGCNTTTTTTTGGCTGTGGTATCCAGTGTTTCAAGCAAGTATGCGGAATTTACAATGCCGCCGTTACAAGTATGGCGGCTTTTTCCGTGGTCGAGTCCTAGATTGGTGGATTACAGACCAGTTGATAGGTAAAACCGAAACAGTCAACAACAAAGGCGAATTGGTGATTATAGAAAACCGAGAAAAACAGATAAACTTAGAGATAGGTGATGATACAGGATTTACCATTGAGTTTGTAGCACCATTGCGTCCTGCCCACAAAGTTATTACTCGCGGCCAAATTGCAGAAATGGTAGTGATGTCAAATCGTCCAGATTTGAGCAGTATTGAAGAATTCAGCGATATATACTTTCCCAATCGCGACCTGTGGGTTAGCGATTATCCTTTTCTGCGGCGGGATTTCTTTAATGAAGTCGGTCGCCGCTTGCGTGAAGACCAACAACAAAAGCCGCGTCGTCGGCGTCGTACAGTAGAGGATTGAAGAGGTAATTAGTACAGGCTTCTCTTTCAGAAACGTACAAGATAGAGATAGACTCACACCCTGCATTTACGCATTGTGTGAGTCGTTTAGTAATTAAGAGCCTTAATCGCAAATATTTCGGCAGTTTGCTCTCAACTGCAAAACTTCTTGATAGTTGCCCAAAAGACTCGAGCATTTGGATTCGGGATAAATCTCTCCTGACTTTTTGCTAACGAGAGCATCCCACTTTGATGAGTTTCCCTTGCAAACGATAAGTCACTGTCCCGCAGGCAAAACCTGCCGACTTAGGTTCTACATAAGGTCGTTTTGGCGGATTTTGTTTATCTAACCGCGATTTCCAATCGCCGGATATTTTTTCTAGAGTAGGATACTTGCTTAAAAATTGTGAGCCTGCAACAATATCGTGAGACCCTTTAACATTTATTTTAGAACTATTAATGTAGACATTATAATCATAAATAACATTTTTATTTTTAGTCTTATTATTAATATTTTTTCCAGGAAAAGCATAAAGAATATTCCTAAGAATTCTGACATCAGATGATGTGTGAGCAAATATTTGCCCGCCATTAAGTTCTGGACTTTGGTTATTTAAAACAGCTGTGTTATTTACAATATCAACATGTTCGCTTAAAAATGCATGAATACCCGATCCACCATTATTAAATGCAAGATTATTTTTAACTAAAGTGTATCCTTTATATGCACCCAATTTGGGGTTTTCATCATTTTTTGTACTATCGATAATAATGCCATTACCATCTGTGATCTTTCCGACTGCAATCCAAGGGATGTACATCCGATTGTTGTAGGTTTTGTTGTTAGTAACAAACATCTTGTATCCCCGTTTGTTGTCATAATTCCAACTGCTCAATATCGAAATGCCACTGCAACCATAAACGCTATACCAGGCATTATCGAACACTTCGTTATTATCTATTGTCACATAGTCCGATTGAATAGCGGAAATGCCTGCTCCTCCACACCCATGTACCTTGTTGTTGACAATACGTATATGGTGACTATGACCATCTTTTCGTCCATCTATGTTAATGCAGTTTCCATTCGTTAGCGGGTTTAATTTGTTAGTTTTCTGACTCATCGCATAATCAAGGGTTATGTTGGCATTATTTCCTATCACCTCCAACCCATTTATCTCAATATATGACGCTCCCTTGTGAATGAAAATTCCCTGCCATCCATTGTGTTGAATTTTCGGTTGATGTCCAGGATATGCTTTAAACTTAATCCATGCATTTGCTGTTCCAGAGCGAGTAATAGATACTACGTCCCCACTTGGTTTTGCATTCCTGTAGACTCCATTCATAATCAATACTGTATCGCCAGGGTTAGTCAGATTTGCTGCCCTTTGAATTGTCCTAAAGGCGGATGAACTAGAGAGTCCGCTATTTGTGTCATTTCCAACACCACTAACATAGTATGTTTTTGGAGTTGCCCTAGTGCTGATTAGCTCACGGCTGGATAGGATAATTTCTTTGTTAGTAGATACCTGACGAACGTTTTTAACCAAAGATACTTTTATTCCTTCTCCATCAGCCAAAAGACTTAATATCACAGGAATTGCAAGATATGCGCTTAAACTGAAACCTTGAATTACCACAAGAAAAGGCTCCTTGAACAGCACTACTTAACGCGATGTGCGACTTATTTTTAAAACCCCACTTCCATTTCTCTTCCCGTTGGCGTTAGCCTGCCGTTAGGCAAGCGGAGAGAGGCTTTGAATCTTACTCCCCAACGCTAGTAGGGAAGGGGTTAGGTTTGAGATAAAGTTGCACACCGCGTTACTTAACAAAAATATCAGGATATTCAGTGATTGATGAATACTCTTTTGGATACAGAATAGAATAGAGCTGACTTTCCTAGCTCCCTCGATTTCCATCTTGTCCATAGGCTTGCCAAGCTAAGTCTACTAATCCATCAACGATCGCAGCGGCTACAACTGCATTACCTTTGCGACCGTCAATTATAATGTGAGGCACTAGAGAGTCTTGTAAACGCTCCTTAGCTTCATCAACATTTACAAATCCCACTGGAGTTGCAATTATTAAAGCAGGTCTAATTTCCTCAACTTCAATTAAATCCACCAGTGCAGTCAGTGCCGTTTGTGCTTGACCTACCACAAAAATGCCCTCTGGATAACGCTTGGCTAAGGTTTCTATTCCCCATGCGGCGCGAGTCTTTTCTTTTTGAGGGCGTGTTAAAGCTTCCATGCTGCAATACACTGGATTCGCAAAGGTGTTTTGAATGTCGTAAGCAATACCTACTTGTACCATCGGCACATCTACCACAATCGTGGTACGTGCGGC
This portion of the Nostoc sp. GT001 genome encodes:
- the panB gene encoding 3-methyl-2-oxobutanoate hydroxymethyltransferase, whose amino-acid sequence is MAITTQQLIQWKQQGRSIVALTAWDYAIAQLLDAAGVDLILVGDSMAVVLGYETTLPITLDEIIYHAKSVRRGVKRALVVVDLPFLTYQESLQQAMHSAGRVLKETGAQAVKLEGGYPAMTETVARLVEAGIPVMGHVGLTPQSIHQLGLRQQGKTQEASERILQEAIALEQAGVFSLVLEHIPADLAMQISQKLSIPTIGIGAGIHCDGQVLVTSDVLGLAQKHPPFAKVYTNLRETITKAVQDYAVEVRERKFPEKS
- the dapB gene encoding 4-hydroxy-tetrahydrodipicolinate reductase is translated as MTNQAPIPVIVNGAAGKMGREVVKAVAQAPDLNLVGAIDYSLEHQDKDAGELAGLSEPLEVPITNQLEPMLGYVAGDRQSPPGVIVDFTHPDSVYDNIRSAIAYGIRPVVGTTGLSPEQIQDLADFADKASTGCLIIPNFSIGMVLLQQAAIAASKYFDHVEIIELHHNQKADAPSGTAIQTAQLLGELGKTFNPALVEETEKLAGARGSIADEGIRIHSVRLPGLIAHQEVIFGAAGQIYTLRHDTSDRACYMPGVLLAIRKVLALKSLVYGLEKIL
- a CDS encoding phosphate ABC transporter permease, translating into MLVPLTRQKFEQVVPLIATGLQYKYYWGKFSNFLQRLLISVVAVVVILLAIVIFKLEFASIVFVLGVISAFFWLWYPVFQASMRNLQCRRYKYGGFFRGRVLDWWITDQLIGKTETVNNKGELVIIENREKQINLEIGDDTGFTIEFVAPLRPAHKVITRGQIAEMVVMSNRPDLSSIEEFSDIYFPNRDLWVSDYPFLRRDFFNEVGRRLREDQQQKPRRRRRTVED
- a CDS encoding right-handed parallel beta-helix repeat-containing protein, producing the protein MVIQGFSLSAYLAIPVILSLLADGEGIKVSLVKNVRQVSTNKEIILSSRELISTRATPKTYYVSGVGNDTNSGLSSSSAFRTIQRAANLTNPGDTVLIMNGVYRNAKPSGDVVSITRSGTANAWIKFKAYPGHQPKIQHNGWQGIFIHKGASYIEINGLEVIGNNANITLDYAMSQKTNKLNPLTNGNCINIDGRKDGHSHHIRIVNNKVHGCGGAGISAIQSDYVTIDNNEVFDNAWYSVYGCSGISILSSWNYDNKRGYKMFVTNNKTYNNRMYIPWIAVGKITDGNGIIIDSTKNDENPKLGAYKGYTLVKNNLAFNNGGSGIHAFLSEHVDIVNNTAVLNNQSPELNGGQIFAHTSSDVRILRNILYAFPGKNINNKTKNKNVIYDYNVYINSSKINVKGSHDIVAGSQFLSKYPTLEKISGDWKSRLDKQNPPKRPYVEPKSAGFACGTVTYRLQGKLIKVGCSR
- a CDS encoding precorrin-8X methylmutase: MEWHVTDAQSLAIIDSEIGDHVFSPAEYEIVRRVIYATADFEYKSLIRFSERALQAGAAALAARTTIVVDVPMVQVGIAYDIQNTFANPVYCSMEALTRPQKEKTRAAWGIETLAKRYPEGIFVVGQAQTALTALVDLIEVEEIRPALIIATPVGFVNVDEAKERLQDSLVPHIIIDGRKGNAVVAAAIVDGLVDLAWQAYGQDGNRGS